Proteins from a single region of Amblyomma americanum isolate KBUSLIRL-KWMA chromosome 10, ASM5285725v1, whole genome shotgun sequence:
- the LOC144107243 gene encoding junctional adhesion molecule A-like, with protein sequence MLEGKPSAAATAVLTILLVFGGVRTKSPPEVGPFSFAKSVALGQRALVSCTVVGGDGPFHFRWDQDGRDIGASPSKHAKTVTEHIATLTIDSVAAEDVGNYTCTVSNSAGESSFTAPLTVRDSY encoded by the exons ATGCTCGAAGGCAAGCCTTCAGCTGCTGCAACGGCCGTCTTAACAATTTTATTGGTCTTTGGAGGGGTACGTACAAAAT CGCCTCCTGAAGTCGGCCCGTTCTCATTCGCCAAGAGCGTGGCGCTGGGACAGAGGGCTCTGGTCAGCTGCACAGTGGTCGGCGGAGACGGGCCGTTCCACTTCCGCTGGGACCAGGACGGCAGGGACATCGGTGCGTCGCCGTCGAAACACGCGAAGACCGTCACCGAGCACATCGCCACGCTGACCATAGACAGCGTGGCCGCCGAAGACGTCGGAAACTACACCTGCACCGTCTCCAACTCGGCCGGGGAGAGCAGCTTCACGGCGCCCCTGACAGTCCGAG ATTCATACTGA